The Pseudomonadota bacterium genome contains a region encoding:
- a CDS encoding response regulator translates to MTTTAMKVLLVDDEAKVLQAVKRIFSRSQLVELLTVADPFAAMKMVAEEEIVLVISDQQMPGMTGLEFLAWVNANHPGIVKIIMTGDTDIQTAVQAINDIGVYKFIRKPWNNDDLYWTVVRALEMARMQRKNQEMQAELNEKDRCLERYERLYPGITTIERDADGAIVIDEDL, encoded by the coding sequence ATGACCACAACCGCAATGAAGGTTCTACTGGTTGATGATGAAGCAAAGGTTTTGCAGGCGGTAAAGAGGATATTCAGCCGCTCTCAGCTGGTTGAGCTGTTGACGGTTGCAGATCCTTTTGCAGCGATGAAAATGGTGGCTGAAGAGGAGATCGTCCTGGTGATTTCAGATCAGCAGATGCCGGGAATGACCGGCCTGGAATTTCTGGCCTGGGTTAACGCGAACCACCCCGGAATTGTCAAGATCATCATGACTGGTGATACTGACATTCAGACGGCGGTGCAGGCCATCAATGATATTGGGGTCTATAAGTTTATACGCAAACCCTGGAATAACGACGATCTTTACTGGACGGTGGTCCGGGCATTGGAAATGGCCCGGATGCAGCGGAAAAACCAGGAAATGCAGGCGGAACTGAATGAAAAAGACCGCTGTCTTGAACGTTATGAGCGGCTCTATCCGGGAATTACCACCATTGAGCGGGATGCCGATGGGGCAATTGTCATCGATGAGGATCTTTAA